One Nicotiana tomentosiformis chromosome 4, ASM39032v3, whole genome shotgun sequence genomic window carries:
- the LOC104120998 gene encoding spermidine synthase 1 isoform X2, with amino-acid sequence MEEASNNNESPYISSVLPGWFSEISPLWPGEAHSLKVEKILFQGKSDYQNVMVFQSSTYGKVLVLDGVIQLTERDECAYQEMITHLPLCSIPNPKKVLVIGGGDGGVLREVSRHSSVEQIDICEIDKMVIDVAKQFFPNVAIGYEDPRVKLHVGDGVAFLKNVPEGTYDAVIVDSSDPIGPAQELFEKPFFETVARALRPGGVICTQAESIWLHMDIIEHILANCRQIFKGSVNYAWTTVPTYPSGVIGFMLCSTEGPAVDFKNPTNPIDTDDSHTKTRGPLKFYNSEIHSASFCLPSFAKRVIESKGK; translated from the exons GGGAAGCACACTCATTGAAGGTTGAAAAGATATTATTTCAGGGGAAGTCAGATTACCAAAATGTCATGGTTTTTCAG TCATCAACTTATGGAAAGGTGCTTGTTTTGGATGGTGTGATACAACTCACAGAGCGAGATGAATGTGCTTACCAAGAAATGATCACTCATCTCCCACTCTGCTCAATTCCAAACCCCAAAAAG GTGTTGGTTATTGGAGGAGGCGATGGTGGTGTCTTGCGTGAGGTGTCTCGGCATTCTTCTGTTGAACAGATAGACATATGTGAGATTGACAAGATGGTAATTGAT gTTGCTAAACAATTTTTCCCTAATGTAGCCATAGGATATGAGGATCCCCGGGTTAAACTCCATGTTGGTGATG GAGTTGCATTTTTGAAAAATGTTCCAGAAGGAACTTATGATGCTGTTATAGTGGATTCCTCTGACCCCATAG GTCCAGCCCAAGAGTTGTTCGAAAAGCCTTTCTTTGAAACAGTAGCAAGGGCTCTTCGTCCTGGAGGGGTTATCTGTACACAGGCGGAGAGCATATGGCTTCACATGGACATAATTGAACATATCTTGGCAAactgccgccagatcttcaaagGCTCAGTCAACTATGCCTGGACCACAGTTCCCACTTATCCAAG TGGTGTTATTGGTTTCATGCTCTGCTCTACTGAGGGACCTGCTGTTGATTTCAAGAATCCTACTAACCCCATTGACACCGATGATAGCCACACCAAAACTAGAGGACCCTTGAAGTTCTACAACTCTGAG attcACTCTGCATCGTTCTGTTTGCCATCTTTTGCGAAGAGGGTGATTGAATCCAAAGGAAAATGA